One Antiquaquibacter oligotrophicus genomic region harbors:
- a CDS encoding ABC transporter ATP-binding protein/permease: MTTLFLRGIERVFAGPPASVAVKSVDLELAQGEFLAIEGPSGGGKSTLLNVIGLLDQPTAGEYDIDGVPVDIRSPRRAAELRSGVFAFVFQGFHLMENRPVLHSVELGLLYRGISPADRRDRAIRALESVRLAHTAHQRAATLSGGEKQRVAIARAMAAQAPVILADEPTGNLDSVNSAGIVESLRAVNAAGATIVLITHSAEVASAAPRRAQMRDGVLREAATRSPSGKATAPVPPGRPSKVRALDVMRDAAWSLLARRGRSAGLALMVALAVALAVGSLGIAASARSQVSDTFDAHANREVAAEWSPSASDGSTVGAIVDRFVDQAGVDSVAVIQDFGQRDVRATVTRAPVYVSVLGVAGDIESAGRLRIQRVGGDFAEGALIGESLAQQLDITLFEEGPAIIVGGRTVPVVGVITESPRLPELMGGVIVGKAVRDDWTVSREQALVVTASGAARQVASLTPVMVDPVDPERVSVFAPVDPTTLRIEIEQDVLGILLAFTAVSIVAAGAAVANSMVVSVLERRREIGLRKAVGARGVHIVSLVLTEAAIIGAAGGLAGLLVGMLAILTVTIARGWAPVFDLAYAPAAIVGGVVVGMLGGGVAAHRASRIAPSEALQN; the protein is encoded by the coding sequence GTGACGACGCTTTTCCTCCGTGGCATCGAGCGTGTGTTCGCGGGGCCGCCTGCATCAGTGGCGGTGAAGTCGGTCGACCTGGAGCTAGCGCAGGGGGAGTTCCTCGCCATCGAGGGGCCGTCCGGCGGAGGCAAATCGACACTGCTCAACGTCATTGGACTGCTCGATCAGCCCACCGCGGGGGAGTACGACATCGACGGTGTGCCGGTGGACATCCGATCTCCTCGGCGTGCTGCTGAGCTTCGGTCCGGCGTATTCGCGTTCGTTTTCCAGGGATTCCACCTCATGGAGAACCGCCCGGTGCTCCACAGCGTCGAATTGGGATTGCTGTATCGCGGTATCTCCCCGGCGGATCGTCGGGACCGGGCCATTCGAGCGCTGGAGTCAGTTCGACTCGCGCACACCGCTCATCAACGTGCCGCGACACTATCCGGAGGCGAAAAGCAGCGAGTCGCCATCGCGCGGGCCATGGCTGCACAAGCGCCGGTCATCCTCGCCGACGAACCCACCGGAAATCTGGACTCCGTCAACAGTGCCGGCATCGTCGAGAGCCTCCGCGCCGTGAATGCAGCCGGAGCCACGATCGTGCTCATCACACATTCGGCGGAGGTCGCCTCCGCAGCGCCCCGACGTGCCCAGATGCGGGACGGAGTGCTCAGGGAAGCCGCGACGCGGTCGCCGTCGGGAAAGGCAACCGCGCCCGTCCCACCGGGACGACCATCGAAAGTCCGCGCGCTCGATGTGATGCGTGACGCGGCATGGTCCCTGCTCGCTCGGCGGGGACGATCCGCGGGACTCGCCCTCATGGTGGCGCTCGCCGTTGCGTTGGCGGTCGGGTCGCTCGGAATCGCGGCATCCGCTCGATCACAGGTCAGCGACACCTTTGATGCGCACGCCAACCGGGAGGTCGCGGCGGAGTGGAGCCCGTCCGCGTCAGATGGTTCAACCGTGGGGGCGATCGTCGATCGTTTTGTGGACCAGGCGGGGGTGGACTCGGTCGCCGTCATCCAAGACTTCGGCCAGCGCGACGTTCGCGCGACCGTCACTCGGGCGCCGGTGTACGTGAGCGTCCTGGGTGTCGCCGGGGATATCGAGTCTGCTGGTCGGCTCAGGATTCAGCGGGTGGGCGGCGACTTCGCCGAGGGAGCGCTGATCGGAGAGTCTCTCGCCCAGCAACTCGACATCACGCTCTTCGAGGAAGGGCCAGCGATCATCGTTGGAGGTCGAACCGTTCCCGTGGTCGGCGTGATTACGGAGTCTCCCCGCTTGCCCGAACTCATGGGCGGGGTGATCGTGGGTAAGGCCGTGCGCGACGACTGGACCGTCAGTCGGGAACAGGCTCTCGTTGTCACGGCAAGCGGTGCCGCTCGTCAAGTCGCGTCACTCACCCCCGTGATGGTCGACCCCGTCGATCCGGAACGGGTCAGTGTTTTTGCTCCCGTTGACCCGACGACCCTCCGGATCGAGATTGAACAGGACGTGCTCGGTATTCTTCTCGCGTTCACGGCAGTCTCCATCGTGGCCGCGGGAGCAGCGGTGGCCAACTCGATGGTCGTTTCTGTCTTAGAGCGCCGTCGTGAAATCGGACTGCGCAAGGCGGTGGGCGCGCGAGGAGTTCACATCGTGTCCCTTGTGCTGACCGAGGCCGCGATCATCGGTGCGGCCGGCGGACTCGCGGGACTCCTCGTGGGGATGCTGGCGATCCTCACGGTCACGATCGCGCGCGGCTGGGCTCCGGTGTTCGACCTTGCCTATGCACCCGCCGCGATTGTCGGTGGTGTTGTTGTCGGAATGCTCGGCGGAGGTGTCGCCGCCCATCGAGCATCCCGCATCGCACCCAGCGAGGCGCTACAGAACTGA
- a CDS encoding ribose-5-phosphate isomerase yields the protein MLIHIATDHAGLELSADLQAHLRAAGHEVVDHGPTSYDPLDDYPSFCINAALAVARDQAAGVECLGIVFGGSGNGEQIAANKVEGIRAALVWNESTALLARQHNDANVISIGARQHTVDEAKNFIDLFIAEPFSGEERHARRIKQLAEYERTGQIAGHPIGV from the coding sequence ATGCTCATCCACATCGCAACCGATCACGCCGGCCTCGAGCTCAGTGCAGACCTCCAGGCCCACCTTCGCGCAGCAGGGCACGAGGTGGTCGATCACGGACCGACGTCGTACGACCCGCTCGATGACTACCCGTCGTTCTGCATCAACGCGGCCCTTGCCGTTGCGCGCGACCAGGCGGCCGGTGTCGAGTGCCTGGGCATCGTTTTCGGCGGTTCGGGCAACGGCGAGCAGATCGCTGCGAACAAGGTGGAGGGCATCCGTGCGGCCCTCGTCTGGAACGAGTCGACCGCGCTTCTGGCCCGACAGCACAACGACGCGAATGTGATTTCGATCGGGGCCCGCCAGCACACGGTTGATGAGGCGAAGAACTTCATCGATCTGTTCATCGCGGAGCCGTTCTCGGGTGAGGAACGCCACGCGCGTCGCATCAAGCAACTCGCCGAGTACGAGCGCACCGGTCAGATCGCGGGCCATCCGATCGGTGTCTGA
- a CDS encoding Fpg/Nei family DNA glycosylase, producing MPEGHSVHRIARQFGLHFVGRRVSASSPQGRFAAGAARLDGHEMVDAKAVGKQMFLEFDHHLWLRVHLGMYGAWDFAGDITADATIASAGGRMGQTNQHGTVVGAHEDSLSSIGAPRRARLRMAEQEKLGASVESFPPEPVGAVRVRLLTDVTCADLRGPTACDVLTPDEVLAVIAKLGPDPLVDKGKKAEDRFTATVVKKPTPIGLLLMDQSVVSGIGNVYRAEMLFRARLNPHTPGRNVPEEVVRGLWRDWVKLLRIGVKTGQMLTMDGLRGARYEAALASRDDRHWVYHRTGKPCRVCGTPIVMEEFGGRKLYWCPVDQA from the coding sequence ATGCCTGAGGGCCATTCCGTTCACCGCATCGCGCGACAGTTCGGCCTGCATTTCGTCGGGAGGCGCGTGTCGGCGAGTTCGCCGCAGGGGCGTTTTGCCGCGGGTGCTGCCAGGCTCGACGGTCACGAGATGGTCGATGCCAAAGCCGTCGGCAAGCAGATGTTCCTTGAGTTCGACCACCATCTCTGGCTGCGTGTGCACCTTGGCATGTATGGCGCGTGGGACTTCGCTGGCGACATCACGGCCGACGCGACGATCGCCTCCGCTGGCGGTCGTATGGGGCAGACGAACCAACACGGCACCGTTGTGGGAGCCCACGAGGATTCGTTGTCGAGCATCGGTGCCCCCCGGAGGGCGCGGCTCCGGATGGCCGAGCAGGAGAAGCTCGGAGCATCCGTCGAGTCCTTCCCGCCCGAGCCCGTTGGGGCGGTTCGTGTGCGCTTGCTGACGGATGTCACGTGCGCAGACCTGCGCGGACCGACCGCGTGCGATGTGCTCACGCCAGACGAGGTGCTAGCGGTCATCGCCAAACTGGGGCCGGACCCGCTCGTGGACAAGGGCAAAAAGGCCGAGGACCGCTTCACGGCGACGGTGGTGAAGAAGCCGACCCCGATCGGACTGCTCCTGATGGACCAGTCGGTGGTGAGCGGCATCGGCAACGTCTATCGCGCCGAGATGCTCTTCCGCGCACGATTGAATCCCCACACTCCCGGTCGCAACGTTCCGGAAGAGGTCGTTCGCGGGCTGTGGCGGGACTGGGTCAAGCTGCTGCGTATCGGCGTGAAGACTGGTCAGATGCTCACCATGGACGGCTTACGCGGCGCCCGGTACGAGGCTGCGCTCGCCAGCAGGGATGACCGTCACTGGGTTTACCATCGCACGGGTAAGCCGTGCCGAGTGTGCGGAACCCCGATCGTCATGGAGGAGTTCGGGGGGCGCAAGCTCTACTGGTGCCCCGTCGACCAGGCCTGA
- a CDS encoding FMN-binding negative transcriptional regulator — translation MRHTPGYITTDPDEVKRLIRENPWATIVSATSAGLVASHYPVLLEEHESDIVIVSHVGRPDEKLHELGERELLVIIQGPHGYISPGWYEEGDIVPTWNHVTAHLYGVPEILSEEENFRVLGELVDHFEEPMPEPRSLQLDEASSRRIAKGTVGIRLRVTRFDARLKLSQNKPPLVRERIIAELQAGETYANPALAHEMSRVSADAPR, via the coding sequence ATGCGACACACTCCGGGTTACATCACCACCGACCCCGATGAGGTCAAGCGGCTCATTCGCGAGAACCCGTGGGCCACGATCGTTTCCGCGACAAGCGCCGGGCTCGTCGCGAGCCACTACCCGGTTCTGCTCGAGGAGCACGAGTCGGACATCGTTATCGTCAGTCATGTCGGGCGCCCCGACGAGAAACTCCACGAGCTCGGCGAGCGCGAGCTGCTCGTCATCATCCAGGGTCCCCACGGTTACATTTCGCCCGGCTGGTACGAGGAGGGTGACATCGTCCCGACGTGGAATCACGTCACCGCTCACCTCTACGGTGTGCCCGAGATCCTCTCGGAAGAGGAGAACTTCCGAGTGCTGGGGGAGCTCGTCGACCACTTCGAGGAGCCGATGCCCGAGCCTCGCAGCCTGCAGCTCGACGAGGCATCCTCTCGACGGATCGCCAAGGGCACCGTGGGTATCCGCCTTCGTGTGACCCGATTCGATGCACGACTCAAACTCAGCCAGAACAAACCGCCGCTCGTTCGTGAGCGCATCATCGCGGAGTTGCAGGCGGGGGAGACGTACGCCAATCCTGCTCTCGCCCACGAGATGAGCCGAGTGAGCGCCGATGCTCCTCGGTAA